A part of Falco cherrug isolate bFalChe1 chromosome 16, bFalChe1.pri, whole genome shotgun sequence genomic DNA contains:
- the LOC129737512 gene encoding hydrocephalus-inducing protein homolog, producing MTLSTKQRLASTREMRRPQITQLLDVSEASRHKFSAPSPRQRSFQPFPSEVVFQSYVPYEVYEVPLTLRNEDKVPQLLKVTLERSPYFKLISHHAVCRKVPPGMLVTFHIVFTPNENKDYFHELICITEREKFVVPLRAIGARAILDFPDQVNFSACPVKYSTQKTLLVRNVGNWEARYCISTQR from the exons ATGACTCTTAGCACCAAGCAGAGGCTGGCCAGCACTCGGGAGATGCGGCGGCCCCAGATTACCCAGCTTCTCGACGTGAGCGAAGCCTCCCGTCATAAG TTCTCGGCACCTTCCCCGAGACAGCGCTCGTTCCAGCCTTTCCCGTCAGAGGTGGTATTCCAGAGCTACGTCCCCTATGAGGTCTATGAAGTGCCACTGACTCTGAGGAACGAGGACAAG gttcctcagctgctgaaggTCACCTTGGAGAGGTCACCTTATTTCAAGTTGATCAGCCACCATGCCGTGTGCCGCAAAGTACCGCCTGGCATGCTTGTGACTTTCCACATCGTTTTCACCCCCAATGAGAACAAG gattatttccacgagctcatctgcatcacagaaagggagaagtttGTTGTGCCTCTCCGAGCTATAGGTGCCCGAGCTATCCTGGACTTCCCCGACCAGGTGAACTTCTCAGCCTGTCCAGTCAAGTACAGCACCCAGAAAACGCTGCTGGTTCGCAATGTTGGTAACTGGGAGGCCCGCTACTGCATCAGCACGCAGAGGTAG